The following proteins come from a genomic window of Phnomibacter ginsenosidimutans:
- a CDS encoding MFS transporter, with amino-acid sequence MPRQTTSKNSSNTYALVAIGILFFIFGFVTWINGTLIPFLKIICELESDTQAFLVVTASYMAYFFLALPSAAILKRIGYKNGLSLGLLVMVAGTLIFIPAAKERSFALFLTGLFLQGGGLALLQTASNPYISILGPIESAAKRISMMGISNKVAGALSPLILSSILLGNINATQEKIAANLSPESKELLLSELANRIITPYIIMALVLLLLAFFLYKSALPEIKEEIIESTDIEEKKNNIFISPFMAWCTMHLSIRRG; translated from the coding sequence ATGCCCCGCCAAACCACCTCCAAAAATTCATCCAATACATATGCACTTGTTGCTATTGGTATACTCTTTTTTATTTTTGGTTTTGTAACATGGATTAACGGAACCCTGATACCATTCCTTAAAATTATTTGTGAATTAGAAAGTGATACCCAAGCCTTTTTGGTTGTAACGGCATCTTATATGGCATATTTCTTTTTGGCGCTACCATCAGCTGCCATATTAAAAAGAATAGGCTATAAAAATGGCTTGTCATTGGGATTGCTGGTAATGGTAGCAGGCACTTTAATTTTTATACCCGCAGCAAAAGAAAGAAGCTTCGCTTTATTTCTTACCGGTTTGTTTTTGCAAGGTGGTGGTTTGGCATTACTACAAACAGCCTCGAATCCATACATCAGTATTCTTGGCCCCATTGAAAGTGCGGCAAAAAGAATAAGTATGATGGGTATTAGTAATAAAGTAGCAGGTGCTTTAAGCCCTCTTATATTGAGCTCTATTTTATTAGGCAATATAAATGCAACGCAAGAGAAGATAGCCGCCAACTTATCTCCAGAGTCCAAAGAGTTGTTACTCTCAGAATTGGCAAACAGGATTATCACTCCGTATATTATAATGGCTTTGGTCTTATTGCTATTGGCATTTTTTTTATACAAATCAGCATTGCCTGAAATAAAAGAAGAGATTATAGAATCAACAGATATTGAAGAAAAAAAAAACAATATTTTCATTTCCCCATTTATGGCTTGGTGTACTATGCATCTTTCTATACGTAGGGGCTGA
- a CDS encoding GMC oxidoreductase — MAENVFDAIVVGSGISGGWAAKELAESGLRVLLLERGRSFEHLTDYKNANTEPWDWPHRGRPTLKLIAEYPVLSRDYLMDENIMDYWPDEQDCPYTEIKRFDWYRSYQMGGRSIMWGRQSYRLSDIDFEANVKDGIAIDWPVRYKDIQPWYDYVEKFAGINGSIEKLPQLPDGVFQPAMQMNVVEKQFASDIKKYFSGQRKIIIGRSANLTKELPGRNKCQYRDKCALGCPFSGYFSTQSSTLPAAKATGNLTIRTWSIVTRVLYDKDTMKATGVEVIDAQTNKTIHFKARVIFLNASTLNSTWILMNSATDVWPDGLGSSSGELGHNLMDHHVGVDASGIVEGYEDKYYFGRRPNGIYIPRFRNLFGDKRNYIRGFGYQGSASRQGWNRDIAEYSIGKSLKEILCEPGQWQFGIGAFGEMLPYHENHIRLDHTKKDKWGLPVLAVDCEIKENELAMRKDMQQDAIDILQSLKIQNIKSNNEAGAPGRAIHEMGTARMGNDPKTSVLNKWNQVWDAMNVFVTDGSFMTSSACQNPSLTYMAFTARAAHHAIAELKKGNL, encoded by the coding sequence ATGGCAGAAAATGTATTTGATGCAATTGTAGTAGGCTCTGGCATAAGCGGCGGATGGGCTGCTAAGGAGTTGGCAGAAAGTGGGTTGAGGGTTTTATTATTAGAACGTGGTCGCAGCTTTGAACATCTCACCGATTATAAAAATGCAAATACAGAACCCTGGGATTGGCCACACAGAGGACGCCCTACCCTAAAACTTATTGCAGAATATCCTGTATTGAGCCGTGATTATTTGATGGATGAAAATATAATGGATTACTGGCCAGATGAACAGGACTGCCCCTATACAGAAATAAAACGGTTTGATTGGTACAGAAGTTATCAGATGGGTGGCAGATCTATTATGTGGGGTAGACAAAGCTATCGACTAAGTGACATTGATTTTGAAGCGAATGTAAAAGATGGCATAGCCATAGATTGGCCTGTGAGATACAAAGACATTCAGCCATGGTATGATTATGTAGAAAAATTTGCTGGCATCAACGGTTCTATTGAAAAATTACCTCAATTGCCCGATGGAGTATTTCAGCCGGCTATGCAAATGAATGTTGTAGAAAAACAGTTTGCTTCTGATATCAAAAAATACTTTAGTGGCCAGCGTAAAATCATCATTGGGCGATCAGCAAATCTTACAAAAGAACTACCGGGAAGAAACAAATGTCAATACCGGGACAAATGTGCATTAGGCTGTCCTTTTAGCGGATATTTCAGTACACAGTCTTCTACACTTCCTGCTGCAAAAGCTACAGGTAATTTAACTATACGTACATGGAGTATTGTCACCCGGGTGCTTTATGATAAAGATACCATGAAAGCGACAGGAGTAGAAGTGATTGATGCACAAACAAACAAGACCATTCATTTTAAAGCAAGAGTAATTTTTCTAAATGCCTCTACTTTAAACAGCACATGGATTCTAATGAATTCTGCTACGGACGTTTGGCCTGATGGTTTAGGCAGTAGTAGCGGCGAGTTAGGACACAACCTAATGGATCATCATGTTGGAGTTGACGCTTCGGGAATTGTAGAAGGCTACGAAGACAAATATTACTTCGGCCGACGGCCAAATGGAATATACATTCCTCGATTCAGGAACTTATTCGGAGATAAACGAAACTATATAAGAGGCTTTGGCTATCAGGGGAGTGCCAGCAGGCAAGGCTGGAACCGTGATATTGCAGAATACAGCATCGGTAAATCTTTAAAAGAAATCCTGTGCGAACCAGGACAATGGCAGTTTGGTATTGGCGCTTTTGGCGAAATGCTACCGTATCATGAAAACCATATACGATTAGACCATACAAAAAAAGACAAATGGGGTTTGCCTGTATTGGCCGTTGATTGTGAAATAAAAGAAAATGAACTGGCAATGCGCAAAGACATGCAACAAGATGCCATTGATATACTTCAGTCCTTAAAAATTCAAAATATCAAATCTAACAATGAAGCAGGAGCACCAGGCAGAGCAATACATGAAATGGGAACAGCCCGAATGGGCAATGACCCAAAAACTTCTGTGCTGAATAAATGGAATCAGGTATGGGATGCCATGAATGTATTTGTAACCGATGGCTCATTTATGACTTCATCAGCATGCCAAAATCCTTCGCTCACCTATATGGCATTTACAGCGAGGGCTGCACATCATGCCATAGCTGAATTAAAAAAAGGAAATCTATAA
- a CDS encoding Gfo/Idh/MocA family protein, producing MKKSVSRRRFVQQISLSAAAAGLLQTSAIAQPFESSKKIRLGFIGVGARGRLHMSEMMKRSDTEINAIADPDASSIAKALAVAKQQNKKEPAVYSKGDEDFLKLLQRDDIDAVIIASPWSWHLPQSLAAMKAGIAVGLEVSGADRLQDCWDFIDTYEETKTPIMIMENVCYRRDIMAILNMVQQDRFGELLHLQGGYQHDLRAELFNTESPCCNGVEFGEKALGSAKWRTEQYVKRNGEIYPTHQLGPIATMININRGNRLTKLSSIASKARGMNRYVAMNPKGGPNHPNAKLKFNLGDIVTTQIQTVNGETIVLTHDTSSPRPYNLGFKIQGTNGLWQDFHEGEPDQGMIFFEDKSPKHTWENPKKYIEQYDHPLWQKYAKQAEGAGHGGMDFFVANAFIESLKNKVPFPLDIYDLATWYSITPLSEASIALGGQLVEIPDFTRGKWKTRAPFASFNSRSF from the coding sequence ATGAAAAAATCGGTTAGCAGAAGACGTTTCGTACAACAAATTTCATTAAGTGCAGCTGCAGCAGGCCTTTTACAAACATCTGCGATTGCCCAACCTTTTGAATCATCTAAAAAAATAAGATTAGGATTTATTGGTGTAGGAGCAAGAGGCAGGCTTCACATGTCTGAAATGATGAAAAGATCGGATACAGAAATAAATGCCATTGCAGATCCTGATGCATCAAGCATTGCAAAAGCCTTGGCTGTAGCCAAGCAGCAAAATAAAAAAGAGCCTGCTGTTTACTCAAAAGGCGATGAAGACTTTCTGAAGCTACTCCAAAGGGATGATATAGACGCTGTAATCATAGCATCGCCATGGAGTTGGCACCTGCCGCAATCTTTGGCAGCAATGAAAGCAGGCATTGCCGTAGGCCTTGAAGTAAGTGGCGCCGACAGACTACAAGACTGCTGGGATTTTATAGACACTTATGAAGAAACGAAAACACCCATAATGATAATGGAAAATGTGTGTTATCGTAGAGATATTATGGCCATATTAAATATGGTACAGCAAGATAGATTTGGTGAACTTCTACATTTGCAAGGAGGTTACCAGCACGACCTTCGTGCAGAACTTTTCAATACCGAAAGTCCTTGTTGTAATGGTGTAGAATTTGGAGAAAAAGCATTAGGATCTGCTAAATGGAGAACTGAACAGTATGTGAAAAGGAATGGAGAAATTTACCCTACACATCAGTTAGGCCCTATTGCCACCATGATAAATATAAACAGGGGTAACAGGCTCACAAAACTTTCGAGCATTGCGTCAAAAGCCAGAGGTATGAACAGGTATGTAGCTATGAACCCCAAAGGAGGCCCCAATCATCCTAACGCAAAACTGAAGTTCAACCTCGGAGATATTGTAACTACTCAAATTCAAACTGTAAATGGAGAAACGATTGTACTCACACATGACACGTCCTCTCCACGTCCCTACAATTTGGGCTTTAAAATTCAGGGAACAAATGGTTTGTGGCAAGATTTTCATGAAGGAGAACCCGACCAGGGAATGATCTTCTTTGAAGATAAAAGCCCGAAACATACTTGGGAAAATCCTAAAAAATATATCGAGCAATATGACCATCCACTTTGGCAGAAATATGCCAAACAAGCGGAGGGAGCCGGACACGGTGGGATGGATTTTTTTGTAGCAAACGCATTTATTGAGAGCCTCAAAAACAAAGTACCATTCCCATTGGACATATACGATTTAGCCACCTGGTATTCAATAACTCCACTTAGCGAAGCATCAATCGCATTGGGTGGACAGCTTGTAGAAATTCCTGATTTTACAAGAGGAAAATGGAAAACAAGAGCTCCGTTCGCCTCATTCAATTCCAGATCTTTTTAG
- a CDS encoding acyltransferase family protein has product MRLTSLDYFRGMTIFFMILVSLPGNYYTTHPALLHASWHGFTPTDLVFPSFLFASGNAIALTVGKYNLPNHLLVMKVIKRAIIIFTLGILLYWFPFIDFLAKELRFFPVSDIRFLGVLQRIAIVYALVSIMSIYISTRGIAIIALLILPVYWLLLYQLPHGIDPLSIKDNAVLFIDKRIIGDAHLYKGEGFPFDPEGLLSTIPSLVNAMAGFITARFIKARGISALSVLQLMVAGVMMIAVAYIWSYSLPFNKKIWTKLLCLVHIRVRCCNHFLHNAAN; this is encoded by the coding sequence ATGCGACTGACTTCGCTTGACTACTTCAGAGGAATGACTATTTTTTTCATGATATTGGTTAGTCTTCCCGGCAACTATTACACTACGCATCCAGCATTACTGCATGCTAGCTGGCATGGATTTACACCAACCGATTTGGTATTCCCATCTTTTTTATTTGCTTCGGGTAATGCTATTGCACTAACAGTGGGCAAATACAACCTTCCTAATCATTTACTGGTAATGAAAGTTATAAAAAGAGCTATCATCATTTTTACACTTGGCATTCTTTTATACTGGTTTCCTTTTATTGATTTCCTTGCAAAGGAGCTCCGTTTTTTTCCAGTTTCAGATATCAGGTTTTTGGGAGTATTACAGCGCATTGCCATTGTTTATGCCTTGGTTAGTATCATGTCGATATACATTTCTACCCGTGGCATAGCTATTATTGCGTTATTAATTCTGCCAGTTTACTGGCTGCTATTGTACCAGTTACCGCATGGCATTGATCCGTTGTCTATTAAGGATAATGCAGTTTTGTTTATTGACAAAAGGATTATTGGAGATGCTCATTTATATAAAGGAGAAGGATTCCCTTTTGATCCGGAAGGATTGCTAAGTACTATACCATCTTTAGTTAATGCAATGGCTGGTTTTATTACTGCAAGGTTTATAAAGGCAAGAGGTATTTCTGCCTTATCAGTTTTACAGTTAATGGTGGCCGGTGTAATGATGATAGCAGTAGCTTATATATGGTCTTACAGTCTTCCATTCAATAAAAAGATTTGGACCAAGCTCCTTTGCCTTGTACACATCAGGGTTAGATGTTGTAATCATTTCTTGCATAATGCTGCTAATTGA
- a CDS encoding LacI family DNA-binding transcriptional regulator, with the protein MKANKKKDRMEKKPITIKEIAKRLNISVSAVSKALHDDKSIGLRTKMQVKKMAEELNYQPNQTAIFLQSGKTHTIGVILPHLSETFFPQVICGIEDVAIKNNYVVLLGQSNEDPERELMLLESMKKHRVDGILISISKDTTNYDRLAKYKETIPMVFVDRIPDMKEIHYVACNMVSGTIQAVSYLLQKKHRVIGMVNGPEKFFASKERLDGYRKALEKHRLKYDTSLVINCDLSRDEIQEAVKALLNHKRKPTAIVAFHDNAAMEIIEYLMSTKKDKQITVVSFANLPMTAHSIFRPAASVEQYPYLQGQKGMEILLDIMNTKQIAAESPSPYYKIILDSHLKLLKP; encoded by the coding sequence ATGAAAGCCAATAAAAAGAAAGACCGGATGGAAAAGAAACCAATCACTATTAAAGAAATAGCCAAACGATTGAATATTTCTGTTTCTGCTGTTTCAAAAGCCCTGCATGATGATAAAAGCATTGGTCTTCGTACAAAGATGCAGGTAAAGAAAATGGCAGAAGAGCTTAACTATCAGCCAAACCAAACAGCCATATTTTTACAAAGCGGCAAAACACATACAATTGGTGTCATATTACCCCATCTTTCCGAAACCTTCTTTCCTCAGGTTATTTGTGGCATTGAAGATGTAGCCATAAAAAATAATTACGTAGTACTACTGGGCCAGTCAAATGAAGATCCAGAAAGAGAATTGATGTTGTTAGAAAGCATGAAAAAGCATCGTGTTGATGGAATTCTGATATCAATATCCAAAGACACTACAAATTATGACCGCCTGGCAAAATACAAAGAAACCATACCCATGGTTTTTGTAGACAGAATTCCGGACATGAAAGAAATACACTATGTAGCTTGCAATATGGTATCTGGCACCATACAGGCGGTAAGTTATTTACTTCAAAAAAAACACCGTGTTATTGGCATGGTAAACGGCCCGGAAAAATTTTTTGCCAGCAAAGAACGCCTTGATGGTTATCGGAAAGCATTAGAGAAACACAGACTAAAATACGACACTTCACTTGTGATAAATTGCGATTTATCAAGAGATGAAATACAGGAAGCAGTAAAAGCATTGCTGAATCATAAGCGAAAACCAACTGCCATCGTAGCCTTTCATGATAATGCCGCAATGGAGATTATTGAATATCTGATGAGCACAAAAAAAGACAAACAAATTACTGTTGTAAGTTTCGCTAACCTTCCCATGACTGCTCATTCTATTTTCAGGCCAGCAGCCTCTGTTGAACAATATCCCTATTTACAAGGTCAAAAAGGAATGGAAATCTTGCTGGACATTATGAATACAAAACAAATAGCAGCAGAATCGCCAAGTCCTTACTACAAAATAATTCTCGACTCTCACTTAAAACTACTTAAACCATAA
- a CDS encoding Gfo/Idh/MocA family protein — MAGASALPFISEAQSQSPYEKLELSSQPINNTPKKPVTVITIGAGARGNIYGDYAIDYPKHLDIVSVAEPIPFRNDYYAQKHNIPAAKRFSTWEDVFKIPKFADAVIISTPDNLHYEPCMAALKAGYDVLLEKPISPSEKECRDILHLTQKTGRIVAVCHVLRYSPYFIQLRNLIQSGAIGQLASIQHFEPIEHTHMAHSYVRGNWKNSKESTPIILAKSCHDLDIIKWMIGKKSTHIQAFGNLMWFKEENAPAGSTSRCTDGCAVEKTCPYSAIRIYYEERQRQYAFDLPEDKSKHGEYIMNYLRTGPYGKCVYRVDNDQCDHYVTNMQFEDGVTASFSMEAFTPWGDRRTRIMGSMGYIEGDMNKFTIYDFRTKESKTIDAATANVANYKNEGHGGGDYRLVNDWIQAVSQQKPSLLSSTIEASIESHVMGFKAEESRKTNTVQSIDV, encoded by the coding sequence ATGGCTGGAGCATCTGCCCTTCCATTTATTAGTGAAGCTCAATCACAGAGCCCATATGAAAAGCTTGAGCTTAGTTCTCAACCAATAAATAATACCCCAAAAAAACCTGTTACTGTAATTACAATTGGAGCGGGTGCAAGAGGAAATATTTATGGTGACTATGCAATTGATTATCCCAAACATCTGGATATAGTAAGCGTAGCAGAACCAATTCCCTTCAGAAACGATTATTACGCCCAAAAACACAACATACCTGCTGCCAAGCGATTTTCTACGTGGGAAGATGTGTTCAAAATTCCAAAGTTTGCAGACGCTGTTATTATATCCACTCCGGACAATTTGCATTATGAACCATGCATGGCTGCATTAAAAGCGGGTTACGATGTTTTGCTTGAAAAGCCCATTTCACCCAGCGAAAAAGAATGCAGAGATATACTGCACCTTACCCAAAAAACAGGCCGCATTGTTGCTGTTTGCCATGTACTGAGATACTCTCCTTATTTTATACAGTTAAGAAACCTGATACAATCCGGAGCAATTGGCCAATTGGCGAGTATACAACACTTTGAGCCAATTGAACATACACACATGGCTCACTCTTATGTACGGGGCAATTGGAAAAACAGTAAAGAAAGTACACCGATCATTCTGGCAAAATCATGCCATGATCTTGACATCATCAAATGGATGATTGGAAAGAAATCAACCCATATACAAGCCTTCGGAAATTTGATGTGGTTTAAAGAAGAAAATGCGCCTGCAGGAAGCACAAGCCGTTGTACCGATGGATGTGCTGTAGAAAAAACATGCCCCTATTCAGCCATTCGTATATACTATGAAGAACGGCAAAGACAATATGCTTTTGACTTGCCCGAAGACAAATCGAAGCATGGCGAATACATCATGAATTATTTGCGAACCGGACCTTATGGAAAATGTGTATATCGGGTAGACAATGATCAATGCGATCATTACGTAACCAATATGCAATTTGAAGATGGAGTTACTGCCAGTTTTAGCATGGAAGCATTTACTCCATGGGGAGATAGAAGAACCCGCATCATGGGTAGCATGGGATATATAGAAGGCGACATGAATAAGTTCACCATTTATGATTTCAGGACGAAAGAAAGTAAAACAATAGACGCAGCAACAGCAAATGTTGCCAATTATAAAAATGAAGGACACGGGGGTGGAGATTACCGTTTGGTAAACGACTGGATTCAAGCAGTAAGTCAGCAAAAACCATCCCTGCTTTCTTCTACCATAGAGGCTTCAATAGAAAGTCATGTAATGGGTTTTAAAGCAGAAGAAAGCAGAAAAACAAATACCGTACAATCTATAGATGTGTAA
- a CDS encoding sugar phosphate isomerase/epimerase family protein: MKNNMYRNTFSIVMFAVLAFSCNNNAAKESVPQTTPLSIGIQLWTFHLASFTTALEKVDSCDIRYIQAISGQPIGNTANDSFSSYMPVRAKKYVQELLAKKEIQIKAYGVLNPQSREEWLQHFAFAKEMKIPLLVTEPITAHWDYADSLAGVFNIKIAIHNHPAPAQYYHPDSVLAAMKNHSHIYACADIGHWARSGLDPVKCLQTLKGRIADVHFKDVAAFNVIEADNMLLGKGVIDLQAIIEELQNQKYEGILTIEHEQNWENNVPDLLQNIKWLNDAFRKINYNQK; this comes from the coding sequence ATGAAAAACAATATGTATAGAAATACTTTCAGCATTGTCATGTTTGCTGTACTTGCATTTTCTTGCAACAACAATGCTGCAAAAGAATCTGTTCCCCAAACTACCCCATTGAGCATTGGCATTCAACTCTGGACTTTTCATCTTGCTTCTTTTACTACAGCGTTGGAGAAAGTTGACAGCTGCGATATTCGATATATTCAAGCCATATCCGGACAACCAATAGGAAACACCGCAAATGACAGTTTTAGCTCATACATGCCGGTAAGAGCTAAAAAATATGTGCAGGAACTTCTCGCAAAAAAAGAGATACAAATAAAAGCCTACGGAGTGCTCAATCCACAAAGCAGAGAAGAATGGTTGCAGCATTTTGCTTTCGCAAAAGAAATGAAAATACCTCTACTGGTTACAGAACCAATCACTGCACATTGGGATTATGCAGATAGTTTAGCTGGTGTCTTCAATATAAAAATAGCAATACATAATCATCCTGCGCCGGCTCAATATTATCATCCCGACTCTGTGCTGGCTGCTATGAAAAATCATTCACATATTTATGCCTGTGCCGATATCGGACATTGGGCCAGATCGGGCCTGGATCCTGTAAAGTGCTTACAAACATTGAAGGGCCGAATAGCCGACGTTCATTTTAAAGATGTAGCAGCGTTCAATGTAATTGAAGCCGATAATATGCTGCTAGGAAAAGGTGTTATCGATTTACAAGCGATAATTGAAGAGCTTCAAAACCAGAAGTACGAAGGCATCCTTACCATTGAACATGAACAGAATTGGGAAAATAACGTACCTGATTTGCTGCAAAATATTAAATGGCTAAATGATGCCTTCCGAAAAATAAATTACAATCAGAAGTAA